Proteins from a single region of Flavobacterium sp. K5-23:
- a CDS encoding gliding motility lipoprotein GldH produces MSLRNNALLLLVVVLFFSCDKKRVFDEYKSVGSAWHKDSIVTFELPELDSTKGYDLFINLRDNNNYPFNNLFLIVAIEKPNGFTKVDTLEYQMANPDGSLLGNGFSDIKESKLFYKENIKLKGKHKVHIKQAVRETGKVPGVKLLDGITEIGFRIEKKELDK; encoded by the coding sequence ATGAGCCTAAGAAATAACGCCTTACTCCTTTTGGTTGTGGTCCTTTTTTTCTCATGTGATAAAAAAAGAGTGTTTGACGAGTATAAATCTGTTGGAAGCGCCTGGCACAAAGACAGTATTGTCACTTTCGAATTGCCCGAATTGGATTCTACAAAAGGATATGATTTGTTTATCAATTTAAGAGACAATAACAATTACCCTTTTAACAATTTGTTTTTGATAGTTGCTATTGAAAAACCAAATGGTTTCACGAAAGTGGACACCTTAGAATACCAAATGGCAAATCCTGACGGTAGTTTATTAGGCAACGGCTTTTCTGACATTAAAGAAAGCAAACTTTTTTACAAAGAGAACATAAAATTAAAAGGCAAGCATAAAGTCCATATAAAACAGGCTGTCAGAGAAACTGGAAAGGTTCCTGGCGTCAAGCTTTTGGACGGAATTACGGAAATAGGTTTTAGGATAGAAAAAAAAGAATTGGATAAATAG
- a CDS encoding DUF6503 family protein produces MKKSILSFCVLAAVVFSCNKKKDSQEETIKSDTITAEKQFSKADSLVNKAIVAHGGDLYNNADYSFVFRGKKYRFQNNGQNFEYSSEVQKNDSLIKDKISNATFERYINNKLQTLSKEDIGKFSEALNSVIYFATLPYKLQDVSVNKKFIEEITIKGKKYDVVGVTFSQEGGGKDFDDEFHYWINKQTHKIDYLAYNYRVNEGGVRFRSAFNTRVIDGVTFQDYINYEAALETPLKDLPKLYEQGKLKEVSQILTENVINNNK; encoded by the coding sequence ATGAAAAAATCGATACTCTCTTTTTGTGTTTTGGCTGCTGTAGTATTTTCTTGTAATAAGAAAAAAGACAGCCAGGAGGAAACTATTAAATCTGATACCATTACAGCTGAAAAACAATTCTCGAAAGCGGATTCTTTAGTCAATAAAGCAATCGTGGCTCACGGAGGTGACTTATACAATAATGCTGATTATTCATTTGTTTTTAGAGGTAAAAAGTATCGTTTTCAAAACAACGGACAAAATTTTGAATACTCATCTGAGGTACAAAAGAATGATTCCCTTATTAAAGATAAAATCAGCAACGCAACCTTTGAAAGGTATATAAACAATAAATTACAAACTTTAAGCAAAGAAGATATTGGTAAATTTTCGGAAGCACTAAATTCCGTGATTTATTTTGCAACACTTCCCTATAAACTTCAAGATGTTTCAGTAAACAAGAAATTTATTGAAGAAATTACAATTAAAGGAAAGAAGTATGATGTTGTGGGAGTAACTTTTAGTCAAGAAGGCGGAGGTAAAGATTTTGATGATGAATTCCATTATTGGATAAATAAACAAACCCATAAGATTGATTATTTAGCTTATAATTATCGCGTAAATGAAGGCGGGGTACGTTTTAGAAGCGCTTTTAACACAAGGGTAATTGATGGGGTAACTTTTCAGGATTATATCAATTATGAAGCGGCTTTAGAAACTCCTTTAAAGGATTTACCAAAATTATACGAACAAGGAAAATTGAAAGAAGTGTCTCAAATACTTACTGAGAACGTAATCAATAACAACAAGTAA
- a CDS encoding thioredoxin family protein encodes MKKTVVILLFWIMVIPSGFAQLRTYSFEEAEKLAIENPKPTFVFIHTSWCKYCKLMENSTFKNPEVIRLLNENFYFVSLDAESKKPITFNKHTFEYKPKGQNTGVHELAEALGTIDGIVSYPSIAILDTNQTILYQQSSYIDSRKILVLLKEITKRH; translated from the coding sequence ATGAAAAAAACAGTCGTTATACTCTTGTTTTGGATTATGGTGATCCCATCGGGTTTTGCCCAACTAAGAACTTATTCATTTGAAGAAGCGGAGAAACTAGCAATTGAAAATCCAAAACCTACATTTGTGTTTATACATACTTCGTGGTGTAAGTATTGCAAACTAATGGAGAATTCCACTTTCAAAAACCCCGAAGTCATCAGGCTGCTGAATGAAAACTTCTATTTTGTTTCCCTTGATGCCGAAAGTAAAAAACCAATTACATTCAACAAGCACACATTCGAATACAAACCAAAAGGTCAAAATACTGGTGTTCACGAGTTAGCGGAAGCGCTTGGAACTATAGATGGAATTGTCTCCTACCCCAGCATTGCAATTTTGGACACAAACCAAACTATTCTGTATCAGCAAAGTTCGTATATTGATTCAAGAAAAATTTTGGTACTGCTGAAAGAAATCACAAAAAGGCATTAA
- a CDS encoding rhodanese-related sulfurtransferase encodes MQLYNTLSAEERAIMIDDAGKQRLTLSFYAYAHLPNPTEFRNELFLAWNPLEVLGRIYVATEGINAQLSLPADNFYAFKDTIEAYDFMKGLRLNVAVEHDDHSFLKLTVKVRDKIVADGLNDETFDVTNIGVHLKAKEFNEILENPNTIVVDFRNHYESEIGYFKGAITPDVDTFRESLPIINEQLKDFKEDKNLVMYCTGGIRCEKASAYFKHQGFKNVFQLEGGIINYAKQIKEENLESKFIGKNFVFDHRLGERITDDIVSQCHQCGDACDVHTNCINEGCHLLFLQCEKCAQAMQGCCSTACIEVIHLPEEEQKTIRRGIKNGNMIFKKGKSDVLTFKNRDANQDPLANVPNLSDLTKSKALAKKEPKIKKQYLGKGTHFFPKPSVGQFLIEENELNIGDTILIKGETTGEQKLVVSEMFVHEVPAEKAVSGDTCTFKLPFRIRLSDKLYKVIG; translated from the coding sequence ATGCAACTGTATAACACTTTAAGCGCAGAAGAAAGAGCCATCATGATTGATGATGCCGGAAAACAAAGACTTACTTTGTCTTTCTATGCTTATGCGCATTTACCAAATCCAACAGAATTCAGAAACGAATTATTCTTAGCTTGGAACCCACTCGAAGTTTTAGGCCGAATTTACGTAGCCACCGAAGGGATTAATGCCCAATTATCCCTTCCTGCCGATAATTTCTATGCTTTTAAAGACACGATTGAAGCCTACGATTTTATGAAAGGGCTTCGCTTGAATGTGGCTGTGGAACATGACGACCATTCTTTCTTGAAATTGACCGTAAAAGTGCGTGATAAAATTGTTGCTGACGGATTAAATGATGAAACTTTTGATGTTACAAACATCGGGGTTCACCTGAAAGCAAAAGAATTCAATGAAATTTTAGAAAACCCAAATACCATTGTAGTAGATTTTAGAAATCATTACGAAAGTGAAATAGGCTATTTTAAAGGAGCCATTACACCTGATGTGGACACTTTTCGGGAATCATTACCTATTATCAATGAGCAATTAAAAGATTTTAAGGAAGATAAAAATTTAGTAATGTATTGCACCGGAGGAATTCGTTGCGAAAAAGCATCTGCCTATTTTAAACATCAAGGATTTAAGAATGTATTCCAGCTAGAAGGAGGTATAATTAATTATGCTAAACAAATTAAGGAAGAAAATCTGGAGAGTAAATTCATAGGTAAAAACTTTGTCTTTGATCACCGCTTAGGCGAAAGAATAACAGACGACATCGTGTCCCAATGCCATCAATGTGGTGATGCGTGTGATGTACATACCAATTGCATCAACGAAGGTTGCCATTTACTTTTTCTCCAATGTGAAAAATGCGCTCAAGCGATGCAAGGTTGTTGTTCTACAGCCTGTATCGAAGTGATTCATTTACCGGAAGAAGAGCAAAAAACTATTCGAAGAGGTATCAAAAATGGCAATATGATTTTCAAAAAAGGAAAATCGGATGTATTGACTTTTAAAAACAGAGATGCTAATCAAGACCCATTGGCAAATGTTCCAAATCTTAGTGATTTGACAAAATCGAAAGCATTGGCGAAAAAAGAACCTAAAATAAAAAAACAATATCTTGGAAAAGGAACTCACTTTTTCCCAAAACCAAGTGTAGGTCAGTTTTTGATTGAAGAAAACGAACTTAACATTGGCGACACAATTTTGATCAAAGGAGAAACTACTGGAGAACAAAAATTAGTGGTTTCAGAAATGTTTGTCCATGAAGTACCTGCTGAAAAAGCGGTTTCTGGAGATACTTGTACTTTCAAATTACCATTCAGAATTCGATTATCAGATAAATTATACAAAGTCATCGGATAA
- a CDS encoding DUF6624 domain-containing protein, with product MKYLRIIYLMLSIVFISCVANKKDKANFGQNKINVKLREKLETILLKDQGIREILNGNISAERKAQLLSEMKISEKDLEGNKKYNLTREIDSANLVAVESIIKKYGYPSKSIAGETSNNAIFYVIQHSKKIDEYLPLIRKATKNGDLAKTSLAMMEDRNLMYKGIEQIYGTQIKGQANKKGEWIYFLWPIKNVDSINSWRKEAGFKQTIEEYVKDMDVEFKLYKINELNDL from the coding sequence ATGAAATATTTAAGAATAATTTATTTGATGTTATCGATCGTTTTTATCTCTTGTGTGGCAAATAAAAAGGATAAAGCCAACTTTGGGCAAAATAAAATTAATGTTAAACTTAGAGAAAAACTGGAAACCATTTTACTAAAAGACCAAGGAATTCGAGAAATATTAAATGGCAATATATCTGCAGAAAGAAAAGCGCAATTACTTTCTGAAATGAAAATTTCTGAGAAAGATTTAGAAGGCAATAAAAAATACAACTTAACACGCGAAATTGATAGTGCAAATTTAGTGGCAGTAGAAAGTATTATCAAGAAATATGGCTACCCCAGTAAATCAATAGCCGGTGAAACTTCTAATAATGCCATATTTTATGTAATCCAACATTCTAAAAAAATCGATGAGTACCTTCCATTAATTAGAAAAGCAACTAAAAACGGAGATCTCGCTAAAACTTCATTAGCTATGATGGAGGACCGGAATTTAATGTACAAGGGAATAGAGCAAATTTATGGCACCCAAATAAAAGGACAAGCTAACAAAAAAGGCGAATGGATTTACTTTTTATGGCCAATAAAAAACGTTGATTCAATAAATAGTTGGCGAAAAGAAGCAGGATTTAAACAAACCATAGAAGAATATGTTAAAGATATGGACGTTGAGTTTAAACTATATAAAATAAATGAATTAAACGACTTGTAA
- a CDS encoding BrxA/BrxB family bacilliredoxin codes for MYPEEMVKPMQAELTVAGFQDLHSAEAVENAIKSEGTTLVVVNSVCGCAARNARPGAKMSLDGAKKPDHLITVFAGVDKEAVDAARQHMFPFPPSSPSMALFKNGELVHMLERHHIEGRPAEMIAENLKDAFNEYC; via the coding sequence ATGTATCCAGAAGAAATGGTAAAACCAATGCAAGCTGAATTGACAGTAGCAGGTTTTCAAGATTTACATAGTGCAGAAGCAGTAGAAAACGCAATAAAATCAGAAGGAACAACATTAGTTGTTGTGAATTCGGTTTGTGGTTGTGCAGCAAGAAACGCACGTCCGGGAGCAAAAATGAGCTTAGACGGAGCAAAAAAACCGGATCATTTAATCACGGTTTTTGCAGGTGTTGACAAAGAAGCAGTAGATGCAGCTAGACAACATATGTTCCCTTTTCCTCCATCTTCACCATCTATGGCATTGTTCAAAAACGGAGAATTAGTACATATGTTAGAGCGTCACCACATTGAAGGTCGCCCAGCAGAAATGATTGCAGAAAACTTGAAAGATGCTTTCAACGAGTATTGTTAA
- a CDS encoding CoA transferase subunit A yields the protein MINKKVQNVQEALQGVENGMTIMLGGFGLCGIPENSIAELVKKETNNLTCISNNAGVDDFGLGLLLHKRQIKKMISSYVGENAEFERQMLSGELDVELIPQGTLAERCRAAQAGIPAFFTPAGYGTEVAIGKEVREFNGKMHIMEHAFKADFAIVKAWKGDTAGNLIFKGTARNFNPSMCGAAKITVAEVEELVEAGTLDPNQIHIPGIFVQRIFQGEQYEKRIEQRTVRQKE from the coding sequence ATGATTAACAAAAAAGTTCAAAACGTTCAAGAAGCACTTCAAGGAGTTGAAAACGGAATGACCATTATGCTTGGCGGTTTCGGATTGTGCGGAATTCCAGAGAACTCTATTGCAGAGCTTGTAAAAAAGGAAACCAATAACCTTACTTGTATTTCTAATAATGCGGGTGTAGATGATTTTGGTCTTGGATTGTTGTTACATAAAAGGCAAATCAAGAAAATGATTTCTTCCTATGTTGGGGAGAATGCTGAATTTGAACGTCAGATGTTATCTGGAGAACTCGATGTTGAATTAATTCCTCAAGGAACTTTAGCAGAACGTTGTCGTGCTGCTCAAGCAGGAATTCCCGCTTTTTTCACACCCGCTGGATATGGAACTGAAGTAGCAATAGGGAAAGAAGTTCGTGAATTCAACGGAAAAATGCACATAATGGAACATGCTTTCAAAGCTGATTTTGCTATTGTGAAAGCTTGGAAGGGAGATACTGCAGGAAATTTGATTTTCAAAGGTACGGCAAGAAATTTCAACCCTTCAATGTGTGGTGCAGCTAAAATCACCGTTGCAGAAGTGGAAGAATTAGTTGAAGCAGGAACATTAGACCCTAATCAAATACATATTCCTGGAATTTTTGTTCAAAGAATATTTCAAGGAGAGCAATACGAAAAGAGAATCGAACAACGCACCGTGAGACAAAAAGAGTAA
- a CDS encoding regulatory iron-sulfur-containing complex subunit RicT, with the protein MACTSCSTSDGGAPKGCKNNGTCGTDSCNKLTVFDWLSNMSLPTGEAPFDCVEVRFKNGRKEFYRNTEKLTLSMGDIVATVASPGHDIGIVTLTGELVKIQMKKKGVNHTSNEVPKIYRKASQKDIDIWSVARDKEEPMKVRARELAIAQKLEMKISDIEFQGDGSKATFYYTANDRVDFRLLIKDFAKEFSTRVEMKQVGFRQEAARLGGIGSCGRELCCSTWLTDFRSVNTSAARYQQLSLNPQKLAGQCGKLKCCLNYELDTYMDALKDFPDFDTKLVTEKGEAVCQKQDIFKGLMWFAYTNNYANWHVLSIEKVKEVMAQNKLKIKVSSLEDFAIEIVQEIEKDFNNAMGQESLTRFDQPKKKKKPNNKPKQAGENVIIANKNKPAISAPAINNPANKVVPNKAVLNNPNQKPGNKGGNKKQGNSKNPNSKPANTNQTNPEENKPAAPRKPIIITKNEPKK; encoded by the coding sequence ATGGCATGTACAAGTTGTTCAACTTCTGATGGTGGTGCACCAAAGGGTTGTAAAAATAATGGGACTTGCGGCACCGATAGCTGCAATAAATTAACTGTTTTCGATTGGCTTTCAAACATGAGTTTACCCACTGGAGAAGCTCCCTTTGATTGTGTTGAAGTTCGTTTTAAGAATGGAAGAAAAGAGTTTTACCGCAATACGGAGAAATTAACTTTAAGTATGGGAGACATTGTGGCGACAGTCGCTTCTCCAGGACATGATATCGGAATTGTAACTTTAACAGGGGAACTGGTAAAGATTCAAATGAAGAAAAAAGGAGTTAATCACACTAGTAATGAGGTTCCAAAAATCTATAGAAAAGCATCCCAAAAAGACATTGATATTTGGTCAGTGGCACGTGACAAAGAAGAGCCGATGAAAGTTAGAGCTCGTGAACTTGCAATTGCCCAAAAACTGGAAATGAAAATATCTGACATTGAATTTCAAGGTGATGGATCTAAGGCTACTTTTTACTACACTGCTAACGATAGAGTCGATTTTAGACTTTTAATCAAGGATTTCGCAAAAGAATTCAGTACAAGAGTAGAGATGAAACAAGTTGGTTTCCGTCAGGAAGCGGCTCGTTTAGGAGGTATTGGTTCTTGTGGTAGAGAATTGTGTTGTTCTACTTGGTTAACTGATTTCAGGAGTGTAAACACTTCGGCTGCACGTTACCAACAATTGTCTTTAAACCCGCAAAAATTAGCGGGTCAATGCGGGAAATTAAAATGCTGTTTGAACTATGAGTTAGACACTTATATGGATGCATTGAAAGATTTTCCTGATTTTGACACTAAATTAGTTACTGAAAAAGGAGAGGCTGTTTGTCAAAAACAAGATATTTTCAAAGGTTTAATGTGGTTTGCCTATACTAACAATTATGCTAACTGGCATGTATTGAGTATTGAAAAAGTAAAAGAGGTAATGGCTCAAAACAAGCTAAAAATTAAAGTCAGCTCTTTAGAGGATTTCGCTATCGAAATCGTTCAGGAAATAGAAAAAGACTTTAATAATGCAATGGGTCAAGAAAGTTTAACGCGTTTTGACCAACCTAAGAAAAAGAAAAAACCAAACAACAAACCGAAACAAGCTGGAGAAAATGTAATAATTGCTAACAAAAACAAACCTGCAATTAGTGCCCCTGCAATTAATAATCCTGCAAACAAAGTAGTTCCTAACAAAGCTGTTCTTAATAATCCGAATCAAAAACCAGGAAATAAAGGAGGGAATAAAAAGCAAGGGAATAGCAAAAACCCAAACAGCAAACCTGCAAACACGAATCAGACAAATCCTGAGGAGAACAAACCTGCAGCACCTAGAAAACCAATAATTATTACTAAAAATGAGCCTAAGAAATAA
- a CDS encoding penicillin-binding protein 1A gives MATNKKNNQMKAVEKDIKYYSKKFWKLFFFGLGALVLFFVFASWGIFGSMPSFEDLENPDSNLATEIISADGVVIGKYFQKNRSQLKYSDLPKNLVQALIATEDERFYEHSGIDGRGTLRAMLSLGTSGGASTLTQQLAKQLFHGEGSKFLPFRIVQKAKEWIIAIRLERQYTKNEILAMYCNVYDFGNYSVGVSSAAQTYFSKSPKDLTIDESAILVGMFKNSGLYNPVRNPQGVKNRRNVVLAQMEKGRMITKEQKLQLQSLPITLHFKLESHREGSATYFREYLRDYMKKWVDENKKPDGSDYDIYKDGLKIYTTIDSRMQLHAEKAVSAHMANLQEEFFIQSKNNKNAPFVNISDAETQRILTQAMKTSNRWAVLKSMDKSEEEIIKSFSEKAKMTVFTWKGEKDTIMTPIDSIRYYKHFLQSGLMAMEPQTGNIKAWVGGINYKYFQYDHVAQGARQVGSTFKPFVYATAIEQLNMSPCDSIIDSPFTIPVGRHHVTESWTPRNSDNKYRGMVTLKKALANSINTISAKLMDKVGPEAVVELTHKLGVKSKIPHQPSIALGAVEITVEDMVAAYSTFANQGVYTKPQFLSRIEDKSGVVIFEPIPESHDVLNKDIAFAVIKLLEGVTEGGSGNRLRTQDGGSGDNRWTGYPYLFKNPIAGKTGTTQNQSDGWFMGMVPNLVTGVWVGCEDRSARFKSITYGQGATAALPVWAYFMKLCYADENLKVSKEGFERPANLSIKVDCYRAVAKDSTELDQNTDEFEL, from the coding sequence ATGGCTACTAATAAAAAAAACAATCAGATGAAAGCTGTAGAAAAAGACATTAAATATTACTCAAAGAAATTTTGGAAACTTTTCTTTTTTGGACTTGGAGCTCTAGTTCTCTTTTTCGTATTTGCATCTTGGGGAATCTTTGGTTCTATGCCTTCTTTTGAAGACCTAGAAAATCCTGACTCTAATTTAGCTACCGAAATCATCTCGGCTGACGGTGTGGTAATTGGTAAATATTTCCAAAAAAACCGTTCTCAACTGAAGTATTCTGATTTGCCTAAAAATCTAGTTCAGGCATTAATTGCAACCGAAGACGAGCGTTTTTACGAACATTCCGGAATCGACGGTAGAGGAACCTTGAGAGCTATGTTAAGCCTTGGAACCAGCGGAGGAGCGAGTACTTTAACCCAACAATTAGCCAAACAATTGTTTCACGGAGAAGGTTCTAAATTTTTACCTTTTAGAATTGTACAAAAAGCAAAAGAATGGATTATTGCCATTCGACTGGAAAGACAATACACCAAAAATGAAATTTTGGCCATGTATTGCAATGTGTATGACTTCGGGAATTACTCCGTAGGAGTGAGCTCTGCAGCACAAACTTATTTTTCGAAAAGCCCAAAGGATTTAACAATAGACGAATCGGCTATATTAGTGGGAATGTTTAAAAACTCTGGTTTGTACAACCCGGTAAGAAACCCTCAGGGAGTAAAGAATCGTAGAAATGTGGTGCTTGCGCAAATGGAGAAAGGACGCATGATTACCAAAGAACAAAAATTACAACTTCAAAGTTTACCTATCACTTTACATTTTAAATTAGAAAGCCACCGTGAAGGTTCAGCGACTTATTTTAGAGAGTATTTACGTGATTACATGAAGAAATGGGTAGATGAAAACAAGAAACCGGACGGATCAGATTACGACATCTATAAAGACGGGTTAAAAATCTACACCACTATCGATTCCAGAATGCAATTGCATGCAGAAAAAGCGGTTTCTGCCCATATGGCAAATCTTCAAGAAGAGTTTTTTATTCAATCAAAAAACAATAAAAACGCTCCTTTTGTAAACATATCTGATGCTGAAACACAAAGAATTTTAACCCAAGCCATGAAAACTTCTAACAGGTGGGCCGTTTTAAAATCTATGGACAAAAGTGAAGAAGAAATTATAAAATCATTTAGTGAAAAAGCAAAAATGACTGTCTTTACCTGGAAAGGAGAAAAAGACACGATAATGACGCCAATTGACTCAATACGTTATTACAAACATTTTTTACAGTCAGGTCTTATGGCAATGGAGCCACAAACAGGAAACATAAAAGCCTGGGTTGGAGGAATAAATTACAAATATTTTCAGTACGATCACGTAGCTCAAGGGGCAAGACAAGTAGGTTCTACATTTAAACCTTTTGTATACGCCACCGCTATTGAACAATTAAATATGTCTCCTTGCGATTCAATTATTGATTCACCATTTACGATTCCAGTAGGCCGTCATCACGTTACTGAAAGTTGGACACCAAGAAACTCTGACAATAAATACCGCGGAATGGTTACTTTGAAAAAAGCTTTGGCTAATTCAATCAATACCATATCTGCTAAATTGATGGACAAAGTAGGTCCAGAAGCAGTTGTGGAGTTAACACATAAATTAGGAGTGAAATCTAAAATTCCACATCAACCTTCTATTGCTTTAGGAGCGGTTGAAATAACGGTTGAAGATATGGTTGCTGCCTATAGTACATTTGCAAATCAAGGTGTGTATACTAAACCTCAATTTCTTTCTCGAATAGAAGATAAAAGTGGTGTAGTAATATTCGAACCTATTCCTGAATCTCACGATGTATTAAATAAAGATATTGCTTTTGCAGTAATCAAATTATTGGAAGGAGTTACTGAAGGTGGATCTGGTAACAGACTAAGAACACAAGATGGAGGAAGCGGTGACAACAGATGGACAGGATATCCTTATCTTTTTAAAAATCCTATTGCCGGTAAAACGGGTACAACACAAAACCAATCTGATGGTTGGTTTATGGGTATGGTTCCAAATTTAGTAACGGGGGTTTGGGTAGGTTGTGAAGACCGTTCAGCTCGATTTAAAAGTATTACTTATGGTCAAGGAGCAACAGCAGCCTTGCCAGTTTGGGCTTATTTTATGAAACTTTGTTATGCCGATGAAAATTTAAAAGTATCTAAAGAAGGCTTTGAAAGACCGGCAAATCTATCCATAAAAGTAGACTGTTATAGAGCTGTTGCAAAAGACTCAACAGAACTGGATCAGAATACTGATGAATTTGAATTATAA